The stretch of DNA AAGTCGGAAGTCGGAAGTCGGAAGTTGGAAGTTGGAAGTTGGAAGCGGGAAGTTGGAGGTCGGAAGTCGGAAGTCGGAAGTCGGAAGTTGAGGTGAAACCTGCTCCAACAAGCCCGTAGCGATCCGATTCATCGGATCGAGGCGAACCCAAGGTTACAAAGCCAATCAAAAACAACATCCATATCATTTTCGCCCTAAGCCTGGACAACAAAGCTAGCCGAAGGCGGAAACGGAAAAGCGGAAAGCGGAAAAATGGCGTTCCTTTCTGTGGGTAAATTTCGATAGCTAAGCCTTTCGAAAGGAGCGGCAAGTCAGGGGTTCCATCCTTGTTGATTGTCAATTTGCTACTGTTCATTGTTGGGGGTATTTATATAGTCATCGTAGGCACCCATTAAAAAAGACAACAACAACTTGCCTGCTTGGTGGGCGCCTCTAAAATTGAAATGCGTGTAATCCAAGTTAGCCCAGGGAGGGTCCTTTTCTTCAACCCAAGCTATCATGCTTCCTTCACCACCCATCGCATCATAGAAGCTAAAAAAGCTAACATGCTCCTGGCTAGCAACCAATCTCAAGGTTTCATTAACCCAAGGTGTCCCTGGATCTGTCAACATTTCGCTATCTATTTTAATGGCCTTATCTGTTGGTCCGACGAGGAGAATAGCCGCTTTAGGTAAATGGCGCTTTAAATGGCGAATCATCCTCCGCATTTCAGACCGGTACCAGTTGTAGTCCTCCATTTCTGCATTGATCACATTCAAACCATACTGCAAAATAATCAAGTCATATTGCATTAAGGAATCGAATTGTACCAGCATGCCACCGCTAATGCCAGCTAGCAACACCCCTGAATTTCCTCTTGCAGCAAAATTATCTAACACGATGCCTGTTTCACTTTCCAGACTAACCCCATACAGCGGCAGGTTTTCTGGTATATCAAAATCCAAGCGAATTTTCCGGCAAGGAGCAGCGGTCAACCACTGCTGGTTGAGGTGTTGCCTTTTATCAAGGGCAAAACGCTCTTTGCTTTCTCCTACGCTCACCGTCACAAATGGTTGCACATTGCTATTTGCCAAAAGGGAATCCTGTACTGGGCGACCATACAAAAGGCGCGCCTTGGGAAAGTTTTTTAAACCAGGGAAAAGATTTACACCAGCATACTGGACCCAGTGTCCTTCATCTTCCTCCGGCACTGTCACAGCCTCAATCGTAGAAATGGTATCTAACGCTGGCTTTGATTGCCTAGCCAAAAAGAAGGCGCCAGCGATATTCCGTTCAATGGCATAAGGATTTTTTTTACCAAAACTCATAGCCTCCCATTCTCCTCCCATTTTGTGACTAATAGACCGCCGAAACCCAGCAACACCAGAATATATAGGCACGTACCCCACTCCGGCACCACCAAAGCGGCGTTGGAGGCTATCCCTTACCGTCTGCGAAATCAAGTCACCCTCGATAGAAGAATCTCCAAAATAAGCTATACGCACCTGCTCTTTTCCTTTCGCCAATTGCTTGAAAAAGGATTGCAGGTTGGCTGCATTATCAAAAATAGTGGGTGGGGGAATCGCGATGGTATCTTCTACGATGGGTTTTACCAAGTCCATCGAATCACTCGCGGAAAGCAGTACGGTGGTATCTATGGCGGCCTGAGGAATCGTTGACGCTAGTTGCTCGCCCTTTCCCCATAAAGTATAGGAACGGAAATGGGTCTTAAAAAAAGGAATACTATCGTATAAAATAGGGTAAACCGCTAGTAGAGATACCGCTATGAGGAGGGTTAGAAATGCTTTGGTAAAAATCCTTTCTTCCAATATTAATCGTTTTCTTGCTTTGTAACGGGGCGAAAGGTACAAATAATTTTAAGGCTTTTAATTACCCTGGCCTGATGGATAATGCCTACATTTCGTTTTTTAACGGCCTAAATCTGTGCTATGCGATCCATCTATAGTATAATTATCGTTTATTTTTGCTTTCAGCTACAAGCCCAGACGGGCCCCTCTCCTATCCTTTTACTACCCGATCATCTTTTTGATGGGCAGGAGATGCACCAGGATTGGGGATTGGTGGTCCAGGCCGACACCATTGTCGCGGTCGGTCCGGCAGCAACCCTGGCCCGTTTCAAAAATGCGGAGGTAATAACCTTAAAGGGAATGACCTTATTGCCCGGGCTGATAGAAGGGCACGCCCATCTTTTGCTACATCCTTACAATGAAGTCAGCTGGAATGACCAGGTGTTGAAGGAAAGTCAGGCAGAGCGGGTAATCCGAGCGACCATCCACGCTAATAAAACGCTGGAGGCAGGTTTTACGACGGTCCGCGACCTAGGTTCAGAGGGTGCTGGTTATGCCGATGTTGGCATCAAAACGGCGATTGAGAAAG from Saprospiraceae bacterium encodes:
- a CDS encoding GDSL-type esterase/lipase family protein; the encoded protein is MEERIFTKAFLTLLIAVSLLAVYPILYDSIPFFKTHFRSYTLWGKGEQLASTIPQAAIDTTVLLSASDSMDLVKPIVEDTIAIPPPTIFDNAANLQSFFKQLAKGKEQVRIAYFGDSSIEGDLISQTVRDSLQRRFGGAGVGYVPIYSGVAGFRRSISHKMGGEWEAMSFGKKNPYAIERNIAGAFFLARQSKPALDTISTIEAVTVPEEDEGHWVQYAGVNLFPGLKNFPKARLLYGRPVQDSLLANSNVQPFVTVSVGESKERFALDKRQHLNQQWLTAAPCRKIRLDFDIPENLPLYGVSLESETGIVLDNFAARGNSGVLLAGISGGMLVQFDSLMQYDLIILQYGLNVINAEMEDYNWYRSEMRRMIRHLKRHLPKAAILLVGPTDKAIKIDSEMLTDPGTPWVNETLRLVASQEHVSFFSFYDAMGGEGSMIAWVEEKDPPWANLDYTHFNFRGAHQAGKLLLSFLMGAYDDYINTPNNEQ